The Pleurodeles waltl isolate 20211129_DDA chromosome 6, aPleWal1.hap1.20221129, whole genome shotgun sequence genome has a segment encoding these proteins:
- the TTF1 gene encoding transcription termination factor 1 isoform X2 encodes MVRGELPQSHGTEYEECQRSSFLDMHPKKKKKKKQDVEIEAAEEATLEKEHYRTHKKKKKKRHNSQSEDSEVVIAIVQNVSEPESDPQESLKPPGQRLRADCADGSSEETKDANLPIKVSKASHRRRVSDERDGNRDNVDENALQMESEHCTSSVKKHKKSKRKKHSDEKADDSATTSDQGIPDALANTLKSEKSHKKQKRKKHALEEESGNREDDGSADQSTATSGKGQDESGCHGNHLTGQNGLDCGSVDGGDHGPVNTILTAQRNIKSLKKKSHRHHERDPGTRSPENSSPVVPEETSLKPKHKKRKHRRTVEEDDPPSKTSEDVVGGEHSERPAKIKKKHSITEEEGEGQVRSAAEEDAEGRSSRKAEKKKKKKKKRKEGRTPDELEAHQTVVSDSEREGAQGDAGKTQLARTGGSEETIRKKKHRKSSDHGIARGSEVSPSDDCSDGRTALSSPSSVGLSPAPGSEAQTLKDTKQRRPLDTEKAAAVEEERLDLGEDASVDADVGEKQPLRVSMDSEYEKALCQLEELIPNVRSKNRHSIKEILRHDLERFKEFKKQGIPIRFGRFSAEENEQIRKNMQHYLEVTGIDAADKVTHTHRYPEEAQAISEVKKRHSLSDYIAVGIPRPSKLVLGRAQKMFDLQNYKGRYTQEETDLLLRQHATCGNNWNKISDNIGRSRLSVALKFSQLRNPVNQGSWSKEEKRKLMQAVEHVVVKSRSPEELQDMASKIEQSRREDIPLLVRSQLYKGISWVEVAAKVGTRNWMQCKLKWNGILTKKMTRGAKVFRGPTALKAKIRIIQRLYESRVEDSSELNWEELAECIGDVPPAYVQARFYRLKARNVPAWHTKTFPEIVDYLHEETLPKLQSMLEKMMKKKTTEETKQEKQKVFQFTDIFQDSEEDASEPEEEGSGS; translated from the exons ATG GTGCGTGGAGAACTGCCACAGAGTCACGGTACTGAGTATGAAGAGTGTCAGAGAAGCAGTTTTCTGGACATGCAtcccaagaagaaaaagaagaaaaaacaagatgTAGAGATTGAGGCTGCAGAGGAGGCAACACTAGAAAAAGAGCATTATAGGacccacaagaagaagaaaaagaaacgccACAATTCCCAATCTGAGGACTCCGAAGTAGTTATTGCAATTGTGCAGAATGTGTCTGAACCTGAAAGTGACCCCCAGGAGAGCTTGAAGCCACCTGGGCAGAGACTGCGAGCAGATTGTGCGGATGGGAGCTCAGAGGAAACCAAAGATGCAAACTTGCCCATCAAAGTTTCAAAAGCAAGTCACAGAAGACGGGTGAGTGATGAACGTGATGGGAACAGAGATAATGTGGATGAGAATGCTTTACAAATGGAGAGCGAGCATTGCACTTCcagtgtcaaaaagcacaaaaaaagcaaaagaaaaaaacactcgGATGAAAAAGCTGATGACAGCGCGACTACTTCCGACCAGGGGATTCCTGATGCTTTAGCAAACACACTGAAAAGCGAAAAGAGCCACAAGAAACAGAAGCGAAAAAAACATGCACTAGAGGAAGAGAGTGGGAACCGTGAAGATGATGGGTCTGCTGACCAAAGCACAGCAACGAGTGGGAAGGGGCAGGATGAAAGCGGTTGCCATGGAAATCATCTAACAGGGCAGAATGGCTTGGATTGTGGCTCTGTAGATGGGGGTGACCATGGACCAGTGAACACCATCCTTACTGCTCAGAGGAATATAAAGTCTCTCAAAAAGAAAAGCCACAGGCACCACGAGCGCGATCCAGGGACGCGAAGCCCAGAAAACTCTTCGCCAGTTGTTCCAGAAGAGACCTCCTTAAAACCCAAACATAAGAAACGTAAACACAGAAGAACTGTAGAAGAAGACGACCCACCATCTAAAACCTCTGAAGATGTGGTTGGAGGCGAGCACTCAGAAAGACCAGCCAAAATCAAGAAAAAACACTCAATTACAGAGGAGGAAGGGGAAGGTCAGGTTAGGAGTGCCGCTGAGGAAGACGCGGAGGGGCGCAGTTccaggaaagcagaaaagaagaagaagaagaaaaagaaaaggaaggaggggaggaCACCTGATGAGCTTGAGGCACACCAGACTGTTGTCTCAGACTCGGAAAGGGAGGGAGCTCAGGGGGATGCAGGAAAGACCCAGCTGGCAAGAACTGGTGGATCAGAAGAGACTATTAGGAAAAAGAAACACCGTAAATCCTCAGACCATGGGATTGCCAGAGGTTCAGAGGTGTCCCCCTCTGACGACTGCAGTGATGGAAGGACAGCTCTTTCGAGCCCTTCTTCAGTAGGGTTGTCACCTGCTCCAGGGTCAGAGGCGCAGACCCTCAAGGACACAAAGCAGAGAAGACCGCTGGACACTGAAAAGGCGGCTGCAGTGGAAGAGGAGAG GTTAGACCTGGGGGAAGACGCATCTGTTGACGCTGACGTTGGAGAAAAACAACCACTGAGGGTGTCCATGGACTCGGAATATGAGAAGGCGCTTTGCCAACTCGAGGAATTGATTCCAAATGTCCGGAGCAAGAATCGACATAGCATCAAAGAAATACTCCGACACGATTTGGAGAGGTTTAAAGAATTCAAGAAGCAAG ggaTCCCCATCCGGTTTGGCCGCTTTAGCGCAGAGGAAAATGAGCAGATCAGAAAGAACATGCAACACTATTTGGAAGTGACTGGGATCGATGCCGCGGACAAAGTTACGCACACCCATCGGTATCCGGAAGAAGCCCAAGCTATATCCGAAGTGAAAAAGCGCCATAGTTTGAGCGATTACATTG CTGTTGGGATTCCACGGCCAAGTAAACTCGTGCTAGGCAGAGCGCAGAAAATGTTCGACCTTCAAAATTACAAAGGAAG ATACACCCAGGAGGAAACCGATCTGTTGCTACGACAACACGCCACTTGTGGCAACAACTGGAACAAGATCTCTGACAATATTGGCCGCAGTAGACTCTCCGTGGCGTTGAAGTTCTCCCAGCTTCGCAATC ctgtTAACCAGGGATCTTGGAGCAAGGAGGAGAAACGAAAGCTGATGCAGGCGGTGGAGCATGTGGTTGTCAAGTCCCGCTCTCCCGAGGAGCTGCAAGACATGGCTTCCAAGATTGAGCAAAGCCGCCGTGAAGATATCCCATTGCTGGTGCGGTCACAGCTCTACAAGGGCATCTCATGGGTTGAGGTGGCAGCCAAAGTTGGGACCAGGAACTGGATGCAGTGCAAGCTGAAATG GAATGGTATCCTAACTAAGAAGATGACCCGGGGTGCAAAAGTGTTCCGTGGACCGACTGCTTTGAAGGCCAAGATCAGAATAATCCAGAG GTTGTACGAGTCGCGGGTGGAAGACAGCAGTGAGCTGAACTGGGAGGAGCTGGCAGAATGCATAGG